CGGCGCCGTCCCGCTATTTCGCCTTCGTTCTGTGGCCGGTGATCGCCGCCATCTACTGGCGGCAGATGAATCCTGTCGAACTGGCCGGGCCCTTCGTGGCCTATCTCCTGGTCACCTTCGGCTTCGACCTGCTGCGCCACAATTTCGGGCGCGCCCGCCCGGATGACGCCCAGGCGTTGCGCTGGGGCTGGTGGTTCGCGGGCTTCTCGTTCCTCGGCGGCGCCTGCTGGGGCTGGGCGGGCTTCCTGCTGGCCTCCAAGGATTTCGAACTGCAGCGCATGCTGCTGGGGCTGGTCCTGCTCGCCACCGTCACCACGGCGGTGCCGATCCGCTCGGCGCATCCGCCGACCTTCTATGCCTTTGCCGCCGCGACCGCGGCGCCGCTGCTGCTGGTGCTGATCGCCTCGGGCGGGCCGTTCTACCAGCTCGTCGGCATCGCCGGCGCCGCCTATGTCGGTCACCTGATGGCCTATGTGCGCGACGTGCATCGCTGGCAGTACGACAATATCGCGCTGGCCTACGACAAGGAGGATCTCGCGCGCCGCCTGCAGGTCGCCTACGACGCCGCCCTGGCGGCGCAACGCGAAGCCGAGAAGGCCAACCAGGCCAAGTCGACCTTCCTGGCCACCATGAGCCACGAGATCCGCACGCCGATGAACGGCGTGCTGGGCATGATCGATGTCCTGGAGCGCACCCCGCTCACGCTGGAGCAGCGCGAATCGCTGGGCACGGTCCGCTATTCCGCCTCCGCGCTGTTGCGCATCATCGACGACATCCTGGACTTCTCGAAGATCGAGGCGGGGCATCTCGACCTCGAGCCGATCGACTTCTCCACGGTCGAGCTGATCGAGGGCGTGGCCGAGGCGATGGCGGCCCGGGCGGACGAGAAGGGACTGGTCCTGTCGGCCTTCGTGGCGCCCGACGTGCCGGCGCGCGCGATCGGCGATCCGCTGCGCCTGCAGCAGATCCTCTTCAACCTGCTGGGCAATGCCCTGAAGTTCACCGAGCACGGCTCGGTCCGCCTCGTGCTCGAACGTGCACCGGCCGCGCCGGGGCCATCGGGTGCGCCGGCCGGCCTCGCGCTCCGCATCAGGGTCGCCGACACCGGCATCGGCCTGACGGCGGCCCAGCGCGATCGGCTGTTCCAGCCCTTCGTGCAGGCCGACAGTTCGACGACGCGGCGCTTCGGTGGCACCGGGCTCGGCCTGTCGATCGTACGCCGCCTGGCCGAGGCGATGCGCGGAAGCGTGGCGATCGAGAGCGAGCCGGGCGTCGGGTCCACCTTCATCGTCGACGTGATGCTGGACAGTGCGCCGGACCGGGCGGCTCCTGTCGCTCTGCCTCTGGATGGTCTCGCGCTCGTGCTGTCGATGCCGGATCCCGAGGAGGGTGCTGCGCTCGCCCGCTACCTGCGCGATGCCGGCGCGGAAGTCGATGTCGTCGTGTCGAACCTCGCGGCGATGAGCGTCGAGGGATCCGGCGTGCGGATCCCCTTGGCTGACCTGAGGCGGCCCTGGCGCCGCGACGGGCTGGTGCGGGCAATTGCCCGGACCACCGGACGCGCTGCTTCATCCGCCGTCTCGTCCGCAGCACCTGCTCCGGCCGGGCGCCTGCAGGGCCGCGTCCTCGTGGTCGACGACAATTCGGTCAATCGCAGGATCCTGGCGCGGCAGCTCGAGCTTGCCGGCGCCTCGACGGACGTGGCGGCCGGCGGCGCGGAGGCGTTCGAAATGTTGCGCGCGCGTCGTTACGACCTCGTGCTGGCCGACCTTCAGATGCCCGACATGGACGGCTTCGAGATGGCACGACGGATCCGGGCTGGCGAAGCGGCGGACGGCCGGGCGCGCCTGCCGATCCTCGCCATCACCGCCAGCACGCTCGAGGACGAGGAGCAGCGCAGCCGCGCGGCCGGCATGGACGGCTTCATCACCAAGCCCGTCGGCATCGAGCAGTTGCGCGCCACGCTCGACGTATGGCTGCCGGAAGCGGCCCGCGAGCGTGCGGCATGAGCGGTGCCTACGATCGCGGCAGACTCGTCGAGCTGTTCGGCGATGACGCGTCCACCTTGGCCGAGATCGAACGCGAATTCCTCGATACGGCGCGGGAGGCGGCCGTCGAGATCCGGGGCACGGAAGATTTGGAGCGGATCGCGAAGGCGGCGCACCGCGTGAAGGGCGCGTCCGGCATGATCGGAGCGGATGCCTTGAGCCGGGTCGCGGCGGCCATCGAGCAGGCCGCCCGGGCGTGCGACCTGCCCGCTGTGCGCCGTCTCGACACGCGTTTCAGCGACGAGGTGACGAGGGTCGCGTCGCAGGTCGCCGCAGCCTGATCAGCGGCGCGGCCGCAGCATCACCGTCGCGGAGTAGGAGAGCAGGGCGCGACCGTCCTGTTCCAGCAGGCCGCGCAGGAAGGCGATCGACTTGCCCTGCTTGGGGACCTCGACACGGGTGACGAGGGGCGCGGAGATGTTGCCTGCGGCCAGGAACTCCGCCGCGAAGGAGA
The nucleotide sequence above comes from Reyranella humidisoli. Encoded proteins:
- a CDS encoding Hpt domain-containing protein encodes the protein MSGAYDRGRLVELFGDDASTLAEIEREFLDTAREAAVEIRGTEDLERIAKAAHRVKGASGMIGADALSRVAAAIEQAARACDLPAVRRLDTRFSDEVTRVASQVAAA
- a CDS encoding ATP-binding protein, which codes for MSIVTAAPPVAGADASPDASPGEAQAAARQDLFVRAELVRRLFEGSAPSRYFAFVLWPVIAAIYWRQMNPVELAGPFVAYLLVTFGFDLLRHNFGRARPDDAQALRWGWWFAGFSFLGGACWGWAGFLLASKDFELQRMLLGLVLLATVTTAVPIRSAHPPTFYAFAAATAAPLLLVLIASGGPFYQLVGIAGAAYVGHLMAYVRDVHRWQYDNIALAYDKEDLARRLQVAYDAALAAQREAEKANQAKSTFLATMSHEIRTPMNGVLGMIDVLERTPLTLEQRESLGTVRYSASALLRIIDDILDFSKIEAGHLDLEPIDFSTVELIEGVAEAMAARADEKGLVLSAFVAPDVPARAIGDPLRLQQILFNLLGNALKFTEHGSVRLVLERAPAAPGPSGAPAGLALRIRVADTGIGLTAAQRDRLFQPFVQADSSTTRRFGGTGLGLSIVRRLAEAMRGSVAIESEPGVGSTFIVDVMLDSAPDRAAPVALPLDGLALVLSMPDPEEGAALARYLRDAGAEVDVVVSNLAAMSVEGSGVRIPLADLRRPWRRDGLVRAIARTTGRAASSAVSSAAPAPAGRLQGRVLVVDDNSVNRRILARQLELAGASTDVAAGGAEAFEMLRARRYDLVLADLQMPDMDGFEMARRIRAGEAADGRARLPILAITASTLEDEEQRSRAAGMDGFITKPVGIEQLRATLDVWLPEAARERAA